The region TGCTTAAGTCCCTCCTCCATACCCCGGCTGCCGAGATTGCGCAAAAATTTGAAACTCAACTAAATCAGCAAATTCCAGGGATTATCATTAACCTTATCAACCATCACTTCCATCCTAAAAAATTTCCGAGTTTACAACCTTTACTTCGGTCTGAAAAATAAAAAGGGGGCGACCTTTCGCCGCCCCCATGCAAAGCCGTTTGTACTATTTTGAAATTATCACCTTTGCCACACCGGAACCGTTCTCTTTCACCCGCGCGAAGTAGATACCCCCTGCCAGTTTGCGGCTGTCAAATACACCTGCGCCGTCTTTCAAAATTACTGTTTGCACCAGTTTGCCGGTGGCATCAAAAATCTCAGCCTCGCCGTCAATTGCGCGGTTAAGCGTCAGCCTGACCGTATTGGTTGCAGGATTGGGTGCAACCTCAAGTTTTGCCGGCATCTTCACCGGTTCGGGCTGTAGTTCAAAAACACCCACCGGACCTGAGACCCTTGCATTCGCCATCACATCCTGGTCATGCCGTGAGGTTGCCCAGACACCGGTATATTCCCAGCTCTGATTGGATATCGGTGCCACCGAATCGTGCCCGAACGAAGGTGCACTGGGAACCGCTGAGGTTCCACCAACAAAGAATGCACCTTCTTCTATCACAATTGGGCTGGGTGGGGTTATTGTGTACCACTGCTCAGCACTCACCGTCACCGTCGCAGCATAAAGCGGGTCACCAGGAGAGCCTCCAGGTCCATTGTCATCATAAATCGCCATCGCACACTCCACCGGGCTTGTGGAACTCATATACATCCGTGCATTGATGATTGAGCAGGGATAAACCGGTGGCACAAACCTTGCTCCATAACCACCAGGTCCATTCCAAGACCACATATGGGTTCTGGTGCCACGGTCATAGGATAGGGTCGCTGGTAGGGTCACAACCCCCAGTTCCACCTTTGCCGTATCATTGACTGGCACCGCATCACCGGGCAGTTTTGTAATCACCTCAATCACATATGTGCCGGTATTTGTTGGTGTCCAGGTCCTGGTAAACACCACCGAGTCGGTCTCGTTCGGATGGAGCGCCCGGACCATTGTTGAATCGATGAACAGGACCGCACCTACCGGTGTGCGCACCCGCGCATAAGCCTTGAACTCATTTTCGGTCTGGTTACCGGTGTTCTGGATAACACCCCAGAAGGTGATGGGTTCGCGGTTAATCGCAAACATCCCGCCGTTGCGGTCGTTCATCGCATTGCGCACCGCCATATCATGCACCTGCAGGGTTGTTGACTCAGGTGGAATAAACTTTACCGCCAGTTCCGGATGGTACATATTCCCAGGGGGAATGTTGCCGGAGAGGTAGTTCAGACCAATCCTGCCCGAGACATTCTCAATCCCACACTGATTCCCATCCGGGAGCCAGCCGTTATAGGGCTGACCTTGTTGCTCCTTGTACTGGAAGGTAATGGAGGAGTCAGGCAAAGAGAGGATAATCTGGAAGGAGTTGTTGCCGCCGGTGGACCAGAACCTGATTGAGTCATACTCAACAATAAAGGTGTCGTTGTTTGGACTTGTCCAGACCCAGACCGAGCCATTGGGCGAATCCGAAGGGTCAAGGTCGCACATCATCGCCGCAAGGGTGTTGTTGGTGCGCCGGGGATTGGGAATCGGCGGAAACGGATGGGCATTCAGGGCATTATCATGGAATGCGATGTAGCCGTTTGAGCCAATATAGACCTTGCTTACCTTGTACCAGTAATACGGGAATTCAAACCCTATCTCAAACGGTCCGACAACATTGTCGTCACCTAAGCCGGTCACCCTTGTGCCCAAGCCCTTGATGTTAATCCAATTGTAGGTGGGTGCACCCGGGCAGACAGTGTCTGAGTCAAGAT is a window of candidate division WOR-3 bacterium DNA encoding:
- a CDS encoding T9SS type A sorting domain-containing protein yields the protein MIVTMVCAFVIALSPAGFQSNTPPNWGGGGPDSFGYRYLDSDTVCPGAPTYNWINIKGLGTRVTGLGDDNVVGPFEIGFEFPYYWYKVSKVYIGSNGYIAFHDNALNAHPFPPIPNPRRTNNTLAAMMCDLDPSDSPNGSVWVWTSPNNDTFIVEYDSIRFWSTGGNNSFQIILSLPDSSITFQYKEQQGQPYNGWLPDGNQCGIENVSGRIGLNYLSGNIPPGNMYHPELAVKFIPPESTTLQVHDMAVRNAMNDRNGGMFAINREPITFWGVIQNTGNQTENEFKAYARVRTPVGAVLFIDSTMVRALHPNETDSVVFTRTWTPTNTGTYVIEVITKLPGDAVPVNDTAKVELGVVTLPATLSYDRGTRTHMWSWNGPGGYGARFVPPVYPCSIINARMYMSSTSPVECAMAIYDDNGPGGSPGDPLYAATVTVSAEQWYTITPPSPIVIEEGAFFVGGTSAVPSAPSFGHDSVAPISNQSWEYTGVWATSRHDQDVMANARVSGPVGVFELQPEPVKMPAKLEVAPNPATNTVRLTLNRAIDGEAEIFDATGKLVQTVILKDGAGVFDSRKLAGGIYFARVKENGSGVAKVIISK